From one Lycium ferocissimum isolate CSIRO_LF1 chromosome 5, AGI_CSIRO_Lferr_CH_V1, whole genome shotgun sequence genomic stretch:
- the LOC132057173 gene encoding F-box/kelch-repeat protein At3g23880-like, whose translation MKPKQSKPTKGAQFSATSMQDSSFKIPVLPVELIMEILLKIPVKSLLQFRCVSKSWLSLISSPEFIKTHLSISANNNNDYNHHRIMFRLVEPEFNLKDCSLKSLLYDSVTRSFDLDYPMKPPHKPVEIVGSVNNSIPTSVMGSGEDRVDADLTPTLEGRKVEIVGSVNGLICLAIDKEGWFLWNPSLRKFKKLSDSGTTFSGRHYAMHGFGYDELHNDYKVVGISRILGSDNSRHVELKTCSLKSDSTRIIHDFHIGVQIDKCGVFVNGRLHWANNTSHRLRSYNGWDIICFDLADGKLGKVEKPSYGDGDFDFTPCPGALGSDLCLFCDNRGTQADVDIWVMKTYGVKESWTKIFTINRPKDHPAGYLGYLFCPPFCMSNKGEVLCEFGATIMIYNPKDDSIRYAEVTNCEAFSDAAIYIESLVWPFCQKEPRMQVATTSTQKAR comes from the coding sequence ATGAAGCCAAAGCAGAGCAAACCCACTAAGGGTGCTCAATTTTCTGCCACTTCAATGCAAGATTCAAGCTTTAAAATCCCTGTTCTGCCAGTAGAGCTCATCATGGAAATCCTCTTAAAGATTCCAGTGAAATCTCTCTTGCAATTCAGGTGTGTTTCAAAATCTTGGCTTTCTTTAATCTCTAGCCCTGAATTTATCAAGACACATCTCAGTATATCTGCTAATAACAACAATGATTACAACCACCACAGGATTATGTTTAGATTGGTTGAACCTGAGTTCAATCTTAAGGATTGTTCCCTTAAATCTTTACTTTATGACTCTGTTACTAGATCATTTGACTTAGATTATCCTATGAAACCCCCCCATAAACCTGTAGAAATTGTTGGTTCTGTCAACAACAGCATACCCACCAGTGTaatggggtctggggaggatagagtggacgcagaccttacccctaccttggaaggtagaAAGGTAGAGATAGTTGGTTCTGTCAATGGGTTGATTTGTCTAGCCATTGATAAAGAAGGTTGGTTTCTCTGGAATCCGTCGCTTAGGAAGTTCAAGAAATTGTCTGACTCTGGAACTACATTTAGTGGTCGTCACTATGCCATGCATGGTTTTGGATATGATGAGCTTCACAATGATTATAAGGTAGTGGGTATTTCCAGGATTTTAGGTTCTGACAATTCACGTCATGTTGAGTTGAAAACATGTAGTCTAAAGAGTGATTCTACAAGAATTATCCACGATTTTCACATTGGGGTGCAAATCGATAAGTGTGGTGTGTTTGTGAATGGGAGGCTTCATTGGGCTAATAATACCTCTCATAGACTTCGTTCTTATAATGGTTGGGATATTATTTGTTTTGATCTGGCTGATGGGAAGCTGGGAAAGGTGGAGAAACCCTCATATGGAGATGGAGATTTTGATTTTACCCCGTGTCCGGGAGCGTTAGGAAGTGATCTTTGTCTGTTTTGTGATAATCGGGGAACTCAAGCTGATGTGGATATATGGGTTATGAAGACTTATGGGGTTAAAGAATCTTGGACAAAGATATTTACCATCAATCGTCCTAAGGATCATCCTGCGGGGTATTTGGGGTATCTGTTTTGTCCACCCTTTTGCATGTCAAATAAAGGTGAAGTTTTGTGTGAGTTTGGAGCAACTATCATGATTTACAATCCAAAGGACGACTCTATCAGATATGCAGAGGTTACCAACTGTGAAGCCTTTTCTGACGCAGCCATCTATATTGAAAGCCTAGTTTGGCCCTTTTGCCAGAAGGAACCAAGGATGCAAGTTGCAACAACGAGTACTCAAAAAGCTCGTTGA
- the LOC132057174 gene encoding eukaryotic translation initiation factor 3 subunit A yields the protein MATFAKPENALKRAEELITVGQKQEALQALHDLITSRRYRAWQKTLERIMFKYVELCVDMRRGRFAKDGLIQYRIVCQQVNINSLEEVIKHFMHLATERAELARNQAQALEEALDVEDLEADKRPEDLMLSYVSGEKGKDRSDRELVTPWFKFLWETYRTVLEILRNNSRLEALYAMTAHRAFQFCKQYKRTTEFRRLCEIIRNHLANLNKYRDQRDRPDLSAPESLQLYLDTRFEQLKVATELGLWQEAFRSIEDIYGLMCMVKKTPKASLMVVYYGKLTEIFWMSSNHLYHAYAWLKLFSLQKGFNKNLSQKDLQLIASSVVLAALSVPPYDQSYGASHLELENEKERSLRVANLIGFEVEPKAENRVVLSRSSLLSELVSKGVMSCVTQEVKDLYHLLENEFLPLDLALKVQPVLTKISKLGGKLASVSSVPEVQLSQYVPALEKLATLRLLQQVSQVYQTIQIDNISKMIPFFDFTVIEKISVDAVRRNFLAIKVDHMKGAVFFGKQSIEAEGLRDHLSLFAESLSKARMMIYPPAKKAAKLGDALSNLAEIVEKEHRRLLARKSIIEKRKEEQERLLLEMERVEESKRRELQKLTEDAEQKRIAAEYEQRRNQRILKEIEDRELEEAQAMLQEAEKRSKRKKKPVLEGEKMTKQVIMELALNEQLRERQEREKKLQKFAKTMDHLERAKREEAAPLIEAAYKQRLAEEAALHEREQQQEVELSRQRHAGDLEEKKRLGRMLENKRILEERVVSSREAEFNRLKRERQERISQIIQQRKQEREARRKMIFFLRSEEERQKRLQEEEEARKREEAERRKKEEAERQAKLDEIAEKQRKRMLELEEKERREKEEILRRPIAGLAKSTAEPPTLGGRPTELGGTAPVPAAAAAAPAAGRYVPRHLRGKVDAAAPVAPPPETDRWGGSGSKPDDRPSWRDERKPTSFGSGSRTSWSGSRR from the exons ATGGCGACTTTTGCCAAACCTGAGAATGCTTTGAAGCGTGCTGAAG AGTTGATTACTGTTGGACAAAAGCAAGAAGCCCTGCAAGCACTTCATGATCTTATTACTTCAAGGAGGTATAGAGCATGGCAAAAAACTCTTGAAAGGATAATGTTCAAGTATGTTGAGCTATGTGTTGACATGAGAAGGGGGCGGTTCGCCAAGGATGGCCTGATTCAATATCGTATAGTCTGTCAACAAGTGAACATTAACTCCTTAGAGGAGGTAATAAAGCATTTCATGCACTTAGCTACTGAGCGAGCTGAACTGGCTCGCAATCAGGCACAGGCTTTGGAGGAAGCTCTGGATGTGGAAGACTTGGAAGCTGATAAAAGGCCCGAAGATCTTATGTTGAGTTATGTTAGTGGGGAGAAAGGAAAAGATAGATCTGATCGCGAGCTTGTCACTCCCTGGTTTAAGTTCTTGTGGGAGACATATAGAACTGTTCTGGAGATCTTGCGTAACAACTCAAGATTGGAGGCTCTGTATGCA ATGACAGCACACCGAGCCTTTCAGTTCTGTAAGCAGTACAAACGTACAACAGAATTTCGCCGTCTTTGTGAAATCATCCGCAATCATTTGGCAAATCTCAACAAGTACAGAGATCAGAGGGACCGGCCTGATCTGTCTGCTCCAGAGAGCCTGCAATTGTATCTAGACACTAGATTTGAACAGCTGAAAGTTGCTACTGAACTGGGtctttggcag GAAGCTTTTCGTTCCATTGAAGACATATATGGTTTGATGTGCATGGTTAAGAAAACCCCCAAGGCGTCATTGATGGTTGTTTACTATGGGAAGCTTACTGAGATATTTTGGATGTCGTCAAATCATCTTTATCATGCTTATGCATGGCTCAAGCTTTTCTCTCTTCAGAAGggttttaataaaaatttaagcCAGAAGGATTTGCAGCTAATAGCATCGTCTGTTGTCCTAGCTGCACTTTCAGTGCCTCCTTATGATCAGTCATATGGTGCATCTCATCTTGAGCTTGAAAATGAGAAGGAGAGGAGTTTGAGGGTGGCCAATCTAATTGGTTTTGAAGTTGAACCCAAAGCCGAAAACAGAGTAGTg CTTTCTCGATCATCACTTCTCTCAGAGTTG GTGTCCAAAGGTGTGATGTCGTGTGTCACCCAAGAAGTGAAAGATCTTTATCATCTGTTAGAAAATGAGTTTCTTCCTTTGGATCTGGCACTGAAGGTGCAGCCCGTATTGACCAAAATATCAAAGCTTGGCGGTAAGCTGGCTTCAGTTTCCTCGGTTCCTGAAGTACAACTGTCTCAGTATGTTCCTGCCTTGGAAAAGCTTGCTACTCTAAGGTTGCTCCAACAG GTTTCTCAAGTGTATCAGACAATCCAGATTGATAACATATCTAAGATGATCCCATTCTTTGACTTCACTGTTATTGAGAAGATATCCGTTGATGCGGTTAGACGTAATTTTCTAGCCATCAAAGTTGATCACATGAAGGGTGCTGTCTTCTTTGGTAAACAG aGTATTGAGGCTGAAGGACTCCGGGATCATCTGTCTCTTTTTGCTGAATCCCTTAGCAAGGCGAGGATGATGATCTATCCCCCAGCAAAGAAGGCTGCCAAGCTCGGGGATGCCCTGTCTAATTTAGCAGAGATAGTGGAGAAGGAGCACAGGAGACTTCTTGCACGGAAGTCCATTATTGAGAAACGCAAAGAGGAACAAGAGCGTTTACTCTTGGAAATG GAACGAGTGGAAGAGTCAAAGAGGCGAGAGCTTCAAAAGTTGACTGAAGATGCTGAGCAAAAGCGCATTGCTGCTGAGTATGAGCAAAGAAGGAATCAGCGAATTCTGAAGGAAATTGAGGACCGAGAACTTGAAGAGGCCCAGGCTATGCTGCAAGAAGCTGAAAAGCGCAGcaagaggaagaagaagccAGTCCTGGAGGGA gaaaagatgactaaacaGGTGATCATGGAATTGGCTCTGAATGAGCAACTGAGGGAGAGGCAAGAAAGGGAGAAAAAGTTGCAGAAGTTTGCCAAAACTATGGATCATCTGGAAAGAGCTAAAAGAGAAGAAGCTGCACCTCTTATTGAAGCTGCATATAAACAGCGTTTAGCTGAAGAGGCAGCTCTTCATGAGCGTGAGCAGCAG CAAGAGGTTGAACTGAGCAGGCAACGACATGCTGGAGACttggaagagaaaaagagaCTGGGACGCATGTTGGAGAACAAG agaattttggaagaaagagttGTTAGTAGCCGGGAAGCTGAATTCAATAGATTGAAACGGGAGAGACAGGAAAGGATCAGCCAGATAATTCAACAAAGGAAGCAGGAGAGGGAAGCTAGGAGGAAAATGATATTCTTTCTGCGATCTGAGGAGGAGCGTCAAAAGAGGTTGCAGGAAGAGGAGGAAGCCCGCAAGCGTGAAG AGGCAGAGAGACGGAAGAAAGAGGAAGCTGAGAGGCAAGCCAAGTTAGATGAGATTGCTGAAAAGCAGAGGAAGCGAATGCTAGAacttgaagagaaagaaagacgggAGAAAGAAGAGATCTTGCGTAGGCCCATAGCTGGGCTGGCAAAGTCTACTGCTGAGCCTCCAACCTTGGGGGGTCGTCCGACTGAACTTGGAGGAACTGCTCCCGTCCCTGCAGCAGCAGCTGCTGCACCTGCTGCTGGGAGATATGTTCCTAGGCACTTGCGAGGGAAAGTGGATGCTGCGGCCCCGGTGGCCCCACCTCCTGAAACTGACAGGTGGGGTGGCAGTGGCAGCAAGCCAGATGATCGACCATCATGGCGCGATGAACGAAAGCCCACATCATTTGGTAGTGGATCGAGGACCAGTTGGTCGGGTTCTAGGCGGTGA